Part of the Nothobranchius furzeri strain GRZ-AD chromosome 2, NfurGRZ-RIMD1, whole genome shotgun sequence genome, CTAGCAGCAACGTTAGCCATGCGCTCGGTTTGAAAACACCAAAAACTCTTAAAGCTGCGGTCTGGCAGCATTTTGGTTTCAGAACGGACAAAGAGAAAGGTCAGCTTGACAAAAGCAAAGTGATTTGCAAGTCATGCCAAATGGAGGTGAAATATTGCGGAAATACAACCAATCTCAACAATCACATTTTGCGACATCACCAAGATCTTGCGTGCAAGCCGTCCACTGGTCTGCAGCAGATGAAAATCAAGGAATCACTACAACTACCGGCTAATTCTACACGTTCTCACAAAATAACCGAGGCGATAGCGGGCTTTATTTGCAAGGATATGCGCCCATATTCTGTCGTTGAAAACGAGGGCTTCAAGCGGCTAATGAAAGTGGCGGAGCCGCAATATGTTATGGTTTCGCGCAAACGTCTTTCCGAAGAAGTCATCCCAAACATGTACCAGTCGGtgaaagaaaatgtgaaaagTAAGCTTCAGTCAGCAGAGAGAGTGGGCATTACAACGGATACCTGGACATCTGTGGCTACGGAATCGTACATGAGTTTGACGACACACTACATTGACGAGGAGTGGAACCTCAACTCGTACGTATCACAGACCACAGAAGTTGAAACTGACCATCGTTCTGCCAGTCTAGCAGAAATGTTGACCGCAGCGATAGAGGAGTGGGGGCTGATGAGCAAAGATCCTGCTATGGTGACCGACAATGCAGCTAATATGATTCGTGCTGTTGAGATGATAGGGTTAACATACATTGGCTGTTTTGCACACATCATAAACCTCGCCTCACAAACCGGTCTCAAACTGAGGCACATTGTAACGTTCTTCCATCGCAGCACAACAGCTAGCCGCATCTTGAAAGAAAAGCAGAAACTATTGCAGCTTAAACAACACAAGCTCACAATTGATGTTGTGACCAGATGGAATAGTGCACTGGAAATGCTCGAACGTTTTCTggagcagcagcctgctatcTCTGCTGCTCTGCTCTCACCTGAAGTCCGCAGAAATGAAAAAGATTTGTGCAGTCTGAAAGAGGAAGACATAACTGATGCTGAAGACGTGGTCAGAGCTCTGAAGCCAATGAAAAAAGCTACTGAAGTCATGTCAGAAGAAAAGTCACCAACTCTCTCAATGATCGCACCCCTGCGTGCTCTGCTGCTGAAGGAGATGACCAGCCTCCCAGAAGACTCCAAAGTTGTTAAGGATATGAAGAATGAGATCAAGAAAAACCTGAGCACAAGGTAGGCCTATTTTGTGCGTGTGAGAGAGAAAATAGGTTATATTGtgtatttaattaaacaatttaagAAAATATTATCTCCCTAATTGCATAGATTTAAATGTGTGACATTTATATTTCAGGTATGTGAACCAGACGGCCATGCTGCATGCCGCCTCAGCTGTTGATCCACGCTTCAAAGCCCTGCCATTTCTGGGTGAGGAGGAGCAAGAGCACACCTTCTCCAGGCTCCAGGCTGAGGCAGTGGGTGGGATGGAGGAAGAAGCATCTAATGTAAGTAATAAGAATCCTTGTGAAAAATAAAATCCAAGCAAAtacttttatcatattttaaaTCTCAGCCTGAGCAGGCAGGTATTCATAGATGATAGAATATACTCCGATTAATCACACAGTGGGGAAGTTAATTCGCTACAGCAGCACATATCCTTGGAGAAAACGAGAAATAATATTACACTCAAATAcacaaggcagtaagctattgtaACCTTCAAAAAAATACACAACGCTAAGAACCAAGACTGAACACTTTTCCTGATATCCAAGTTGTTGTCTGACTTGATAGTTTAGATCAAAATGACAGATTTATATTATGTTAAGTTATTCATAGCCAAACCAAAGCCTATTGTTGCACAACGACACATAAGTATTTCTTCTCTCATGCAGCAAGATGAAGTTGATGaaatggaggaagaggaggaaaacaACCCCCCTGCACCTAACCCCAAGCAATCCAGTGCTTTGGAGTCTCTCCTTGGGGAAGCCTACATACCAAGAGAGGAGAGGGGACATGCAAAGAAAACTCTTGCAGAGGTGGCAGAAGATGAGATCAAGAGGTACAGGGCGAGGAGACCTGCAGGACTGCAGGACAATCCTCTGGTCTGGTGGAGAGAGAATGAAAAAGAGTATCCTCTTTTGGCTCGCATGGCTAAGCGATATCTCTGTGTCCCTGGGACCAGTGTCGCATCTGAGAGGGTTTTTTCAACTGCAGGTGATATAATTACTGCAAAAAGAAGCTGTCTCACCCCTGGTCATGTGAATCAGCTACTTTTCCTGCAGAAGAATCTTACCATTCCCAAGTGATGTTCATAAGAGGACAGTTTACACAGTCTGTCTTGAGTCAAGTTTAATTTCCTGTTCAATTTTGTTTGTACATTAATATGGAATGCCTTTCAGTTTTCACTTTTCACAAGTTTACATTTTTGTACTTTAACGGCATTTGAATGTTTCTGGATACTTGAAGTGTTTAAGTTTTTGCACAAGACTGTGAAACTGTTGTTTAAGGTTCTGTACCTTTTAATTTCTATTTGCACAAAGTAAAACGAAAGCCGTTAATTTTAagctttctgtttctgtttacaTTTGCACTGGCAAATAATGTCTTTTTTTTATATGGTTAAACTTATCTGAATAAAAATGGCATTTGCTTTCAACAGCAATAGTTTTTGGCTGAATTCCTAACATCTGAATTTAATGATGTCCTAGAAaacactggaaacacttgacAGTCTTGGAGAGGAACTGGTCCTTACAACTGTTTTTAATGGCCAATATTTCATTAATTTAtcattagccacgtttacatgcgcatatttaatcggattgaatgcccattcagattgaaaattctgcatgtaaacatgtcaatcagaatattctgatccgattcggcccgatcggattgaaatttaaatccgattgagagaggtggtttattccgttcttcattccgattgacgtacatgtacacagccattcggattgttggggtaaaataatgcccactgcgcatgtgtgcaacagccagcgggcctctccgctgtcatttggactgcctgacttcaaaaatgacggcgtaattaacgagcggcggcttttaaatccgacgacaagccgtccccgtttcagtaatatttaattcagaacttgcattttgtggaagtaaaataaaaatctgactattgcacaaatcattcgacaaagatgttcaaatctgtactggaaatacgcaggtttatcgtgggggttgcagcgcacggatccccgtttctgtcagctttgaacacagcagcttctgcagcaggtgatggagacacgcttgtaaagaacacaggataatacgggttttacagacctgattggagtctGATGTTGGGTagaaaaacgtcctcggttaaatactctggacgacagtaaagtccgtgttcgttaaaagcacgtaaacgcagatgacctgagatgcggttcgttaatgatgaacacaggcttctaaactctgaacatcttctgttattttgtttgaacagatttttctcaacaatttcagctgatcgtcacatgttattaatattaagccacaacagagctcagtaataaaacatgaggctaaaccccccaccccccacccccgctctgtggcgcagcgcagcgcaacagctgtcaattcagacccgcggaccagctgatcaagaggcagacataaccctcccttattttaatcaacaataaactgcagcaaagcatatatctgcagttattcactgaagaaaacgtaacttctatgagctaaataaaaatattaaattgaataaatggatcaggaaagcaggaagaatggttatttctgtttttacatttttcttttcgtttcatggcgtttgtttacaatttttctttcgtgaaaggcaactctgcgcatgctcaacctatttaatcggattaaatgcttggtgcatatgtacgcacggcatgatcggatcatttcagttcgtgtccatgtgaacagagattcggaaattccgatcaaccaagatttcaatcggattgaggaaatttgccacatgaaaacgcagctattGAATGTCAATATTATCAATATACTGCACAACTATGCAGTCATGGAATCATGGTAactgcaaaaatgtttttaaattgatgACATGAATTGAATCGATATCGGATCGGAATCGATTGGATTAGATAGCGATAATCGATTTTAAAtctcaagaatcggaatcgaatcgatTCTGGTAATTTGAATCGATACCCAGCACTAGCCAATTGGGCATCGTTTAAATGCCACGAGCTACCTGagccttgtttctgaccatgcccatcccttcatgaccaccatgcacccatcctctgatggctacttccagcaggataatgcaccatgtcataaagctccattcatttcaaattggtttcttgaacatgacaatgagttgatGGTACTACGAcgtcccccacagtcaccagatctcaacccgatagagcatctttgggatgtggtggaacgggagcttcttgCCCTGGATGTGTATCCCACAAATctacatcaactgcaagatgctatcctatcaatatgggccaacatttctaaagaatgctttcagcaccttgttgaataaaTGTCACCTAGTATTAGGCAGTgctgaaggtgaaagggggtcaaacactgtattaatatggtgttcctaataatcctttaggttggTGTATATATTCTGTACAGGTACAGAATATTTGTGGCGCGCCGCCATGGCAAAATAAAAGCTACCACACCTTCAGagggattaaaaaaaatgtttaaacaacGTACCTTAAGAATTAATTTTTTGGATATACATTAAAACTATGTAAATACGAGACACATATAGTCTATTTTTGTATGCATGTATACTAAACCATAATGACAGTTTAAAATGAAAGGCTGCATACACATCCTGCATacacatccttcatgaaaatactgttgaAGTCATATATTGATAACTGCAAATTAATCAAATCTACAGGTAAAAGGGAAAATCAACTTTGgatgactaaagcttggtttatgcttgacgcatttactttccgcttggtgatgcggctcgcggatggaacacgcttcacaacttgcagcgtttatggttcatgcggcttgtctctgcggtgagccaatattctcccaaactgaacggggcagcatggaaatCTACGGCATGCatacaacactacaccatagaagaagtaaaaattactgttgtttacaatatggcattccagcattttttaacagcgtgctcgtcttttccgacagtgcgagctatttctctccaaggattattaacatgttgatcatggtgatctttgagagctgaatcatacaaatgtctgtatttatgaacctctgccatactagtcctTGCCAGTCcgctaggcttgggcggtattacgGTACTACCGTATACACGCGGTATTACAAAATAGCGACCgtgtcagttccaataccgtCATGAAAAACAGCTGTGCGACTGACCAGTTCCTCTATCCTCCCCATACTCCAGCTCTGTTGGCTGTGTCAGAAAACGACCTCCAGCTTACAAAGTCAATAAaaaccacaattctaaaaaagctggaggccaagtatgaatctgattcagtGCGCAAATTAATGCGAAAATGCACTTTCCTCGATCCTCGTTACAGTGGCAGATATGAGCTTGATGACAACGCACTGGCTGAAATCAAAGCTGAATTACAGGCTGAGATCGTGAGCTTAGAGGGGcaaacagcaccagaagcagTGGCCATCCGAACCATAGAGGAACGAGCACAAGCTGAACCTCCACGCAAAAAGGTGTCTCTGGGGGCTTTCCTGCAAAAACGAGCCGCTGACGCTGCGCCAGAGGGTCCCGTCAGCGCAGAGCAGCGAGCTGGAGCTGAAATAACAGCGTACTGTTCGGAACCTGTTATTCAAGGGGATGAAGACCCTCTTCTCTGGTGGAAATATGCTGGCAGTCGTTTTCACCAGATGTCACGACTGGCCCGGAGGTATCTATGTATTTGTGCCACCAGCTCACCATCGGAGGGGGCTTTCAGCAccacaggtaaagttgttggtccaCAAAGTGCAAACTTGAACCTAGAAAaagtaaacatgctggtttttctggtgagaaatcttaactagatttgctgcaacatgccgtaatgttcacactcctgtgtgtgtgtgtggccgtgtgacggagttttctttttataattttaatgcaGTTGTTTTGGTTGCAATATTTTTTATAATTTCAATGTTTATGGTTATTCAACTCTTGTTGACTGTTACGGGCCTATTTGCAGTGTTTCATGCTGCTCGTTGATAAGTTGTTCACTTGATTTGCGCACAACAGCTGTCCTGggtttttatgttgatttattgctgttggactgttgactctttgcacttgtttataagctgcattttttgtgttaataaatgttgttaataGTATGTGAGTTGTGTTGTTATTTTTTTAGTAACTGTTTGGTATTCGGATTCAGAAAGGTGAAGgtccacttgaggcttacgtcatactttttaagtattcacggtaataccgtataccggggtaaaattaagtggaagttagacggtattcaaatttggataccgcccaagcctacagtccgccatgtttttacgtgtccgaccatccgcgtggttagaaaatttcctatgtgcgcggtgcggaaagtttgggccgtgcagaggcacggtggaggggccgtggtcgttaaaatgacgcaattttgccgcacggagccttgcgcacctcgcggacgcgtcaagcataaaccacgcTTTAGAGATTAAAGAATGCGTGTGCAAAAAAGAATAATTTATATATGTTGCGTTGttgatctacataactagaatttaacgctgttgctattcagctttgttaaattctgagaaagatcaaacgaattggcaatgaaacttatatcatatatatatatatatatatatatatatatatatatatatatatatatatatatatatatatatatatatatatatatatatatggatatttatataatcgatagaagttcaaacaccaactggcttggtctatatttaatcaaaagattaatatttaatttaagagattttaaTTAATAACAAAAGTTTATTAATTCCGAAGagctaaagagatctttgctcgttcaatgaccaaatgcaccactctgtgtcttatttcaaagaagagtcaggtttaaaaagttaataaTTTataactaacaatttaaagatgacaatttaaaagacaatacataaatgacaatttataaaagctttggtattaaaacttggtattaaagcagtccgtgtctggatgaaactaaacatgaagtgtgtgtgtttgaatgtgtgaatgtaggtctcagaaggttttatcttagagagagaaaaacacgttctgggtgaaagaatttggtttgcagttaagctaaattatttctgaaaagaggcattcagacgcaatctgtgttctacctcaccattcagacgaccctctgttcagatccggaggtcaagggaggatgttgatcagcctctgggtactcggtccggtaggggaATTAGGTAATTCAAGAACATTTGTCATTATGTAGTTTCAATACTTTCCCTCTCAATACACAAACCTTTGCCATTGTCATATAATAATATATATTTGAACAACACATAACATTACAGATGTTCAACCACAAGAAAACCCCCATCACATCacacacattcacccattcatactcCATACCCCCTTTAACCATATCTAAATTAGAAGTGTCTCACCACGCCAGCTGTAGTTTAACCTAAATTAGATCCTGTGGTCTTAATATATCATTCTCTAGTACTCAAGCTTGGCTCTATCACTTTTTTCCAGTAATCTTCAGCTTGGAGGTGATCTACGAACCTCTTGGTTTCTTCTTTAAATGTTATAATTAATGTTGCAGGATGAATGATCCCATTTTTTACCCCTGCCTTCCACAGTTTCTCTCTCACATCACGGAAGCTTGCCCTCTTTTTCGCCATCATCTCCGTCTGGTCTGCAGTAATTCACAGCTTCATCCCGCAAATTTCAAAGATGCATTCCTTCTTCATAATTTCCATGATCTCTTCCTTCATTTTATATCGTTGTAGTCTCACAATCATGGCTCTGTCTCCAGTCTTCCCAGCTAATCCAATCCGATGAGCCACTCCAACCTCAGATTCCGAAGTTAGTTTACTTTTAAACATCTCGCTCAGGAGAGAAGCCATGTATTTTGATGGTTGTCCCTTTTCTACATCTTTCGGCAGCTCATAAACGCGGATGTTACACATCCTAGAGTAACTTTCAAGATGATCAACCTTCTTTATTAACTCACTATTCACCTTACGAAGTTGTCCGTTTTCTTTCTCCAATATTATAATCCGACTGTCCATTTCACATGATTCTTCCACATCTTCCATTTTTTTGCCAGCCTGCAATATCTCTTGCTTTAAATCATCCAGTTGTGGCTGCAAGGTCTCTATTACTCCTCTTATTTCCTCTCCTATTATCATGAAAATCGTCGTCGGTAAATCCTGTTGCTGATCATCCACGCCTGCCATTGTAACTCCTGTCACCTGTTGCTCGTCAGCCACACCTTGCTCCAGCGTTGTTTTCTTGTTCGCGTTCCTTATCCTTGACCTTTTTAATGACATAACGTCATCCGTAAGCTCCAAATAATCAGCCAGaagtccttcacaataaaagtgattCGAAAAGTTTTATCCAGAATATTACTCCATCAATCTTGACAGTTTTTAACCACATTCCATAACTCTGGCGTGTTCCTTCAGCGACTTCAGCGCCTGTTTTCCTTGCGCATGCTCAGTATCCATCAAGAGAGCTAAATAATTCCCTTTCAGCAGAGCCAAGATGGACTATTATTTCTTTCAGAGCCTCTTTGGTACTTTCAACCATTGGCTGTGCTGTGGAGAAGTCCAGATCttctctttaaaaatgtttaagcgCAGACATGACTGTTTGGAAACAAGCGTCAAGCCAGCCCTCCTTCGATTTTTATGGCCACAACTACATGAGAAATTACGGTGCCCTCATTTTTgagtgcctttcaaaataaaagcacacttTTAAGATGTGTGTCTGAGCATGCTGATGAACGCAATTAAAAGTTTGTGTAAAATTGTGTCTAAGATAAAACAGCTTTACAATGATTTAtctaattaaaatacttttgatgAAAAGAATGAACTAGATTTAAATGTTATTCTAACTACTACCACCCTCCTCAtgctcttaggtctgaagatcagcTCCTCCTAACTGTCCCTGAGGCACGTTTGAAGACCCatggggaaagggctttttctgtctgtgccccaaaattgtggaactcattgcctcttcaggttaggcaagcaccctctattgccgttttaaatcacgcctgaaaacccaCTACTTCTCCCTGGCCTTCAACTCCCAAACCATAAAGCATCAACTCATCCTTAGTTTTTCCACCTTGTTTGTTCgattttaaatttgtgttttttatattctggttttactTGTTCTATTGGTTTAGTTTGTTGTTCTTTTAACTTTTTCATCTTTTTTACCTCTTATGATACACACGACTATTTtagcttgtgtttttatttatttgtttttatgtgcagTGCTGTGGTCGGTTGTATTGCTGTGTTAAAAGTGCTCTACAAAAAAAGAGGAATGGTAtgctattttgtgtgtgtgtatgtgtgtgtgtgtgtgtacaattgTGTGTACAATGGTGTGTAATGATTCTGTCTATTTAaaccaggcgtggggaaccctggtcctcgagggccggcatCCTGCATGTCTTGGctgcaacacttctgattcaggtgctgattcacctgttcagcagctcatcaggctctgtagaagcctgttaatcacctgctgattgaaatcaggtttgttgaagaagggttgaaactaaaatatcctggatagtggccctcgatggaccacggTTCCCCACccgtgatttaaaaaaaaatacttattgTACACATCGACTAGTACATCCTCACAAACTTTCATAaggatctgatgtggcatttaAAAAAAGGTGCAATGAAAGTTGGCTATAAAACAAATCTCACTATATTTaatggtagggttgtcacggtatgaaaatttaacctcacggttattgtgaccaaaattatcacggttttcggtattatcgcggtattttttaaacggtgttgcatatgttcagaaagcattgatagtcatgttctacacaaactgaaatagttctgaaaaggtttaacagtgtttattaaacctaaaataacacaaagccttagcaaaagtgcaacttttcacaagtaaaggaacaaatagcttctttttctggaacatgttacagtagtcagtgcaggtttaaattatacaaatccaaacattcaaaacataaacaatatgtaaacaaatcaaagaaacaccacttgttttctcatatacttgttttcttcataatcaaaatgaaaatctaaaactccagtccacacttgacttgagcattgtacaagtcaaccttaaaaaatatgtatttaaaataaatatccactttaaacaaattactaaaataactactacactatgtaatcaaatccaaatgttcaagtataaatggcattgaataagtaaacaaatccatgacaaggaactaattgtatatttctcttcatcatcaacaaataagatgcttcatccagcaacagggtgtccgtgacacggtttaaatgctggcagaggacgttgcagctgcagtatatagtgactcgttgcattctccctcaaccaaaagtcctcacgtcatgcatttaagctaaaatgctaatgttaacttaccttgcactggctgtagagacatgggtgatcgtcacgcagatgtgccattagattcgaagtgttgctgccttttgcagacacttgtttcctgctcgttctgcaaacgggatagccgtcttctattaactgtccctcaaaatttttcagaaatcccaaatatgcccatacttccgatttagtcttctttgagggctgatggatgtcctgggcgctgccgtcgcctccttcggccattatttcagcttcaaagttttggtgccgttgcaaattaaaaagtgcgtgtgcgcgccgcgggaacttcagctgaagcgacggtggctggtaagggtcatcgcgccgaaaccgcggccacggtaaacccaccgagataatatagttttttaaaaactggacggttatttttattgtaaacttttttaccggggtttaccgctataccggttaccgtgacaaccctatttaaTGGTTAATTTCTCAAAAACTGTCCAATTCCGTAACATCAATCCACTTCAGTCTTAGAGTACACATCGAGTAATACATCCTTCCCAAATTTCATAAAGATCTGATGTTGAGTTCAGACGGCGCTCGCGCGGGCGCAcgcagcgagctgctcgtcctctttacgcaatGGAAACTTGCGTTTTAttggtttttatgtttttttgttgtctctgattctttttttgaatggtgtggcttcTCTGGTGACTTTTGAtcaagctgcgctgctgaggctttgtACTCCTGTTGATGTAGCGGTCGCTGCGTGAGGGAACCTCACGGATAGCATTGTTGTTTGGACTGCCCctgtgctctctccccccaagccgtgatgtgttggccctctgtctgccccagCTTGAGAAGGAAGCATCGTAGAAGACGGGGACAgcaaggtagccggcgcgtgagacgtcgggctggacttcctggatccctgaagaagcggctggtccgattcggcccagcttgtgacccggtggttccgagacGTCTGATGGTTTACTCTGCGCCCTGCCTTGTGAACTTGGCTGGCTAtgagggtgagctggcaccgcgccatggccaatcggctcgaggacctcgccagagtggggtttgctgggagaatctacgcTTGGTTACGGGCTCAGAGTTGGAGGAGACGGTGTCCGTGCGCGATCCCGGTGCTGCGGCCCCGCCGCAGAcctggtttggtctggtcaataccaggtctgtgctgaacaaaacttttgttcttcgggattttttttattaaacatgatttgagttttctgtgcatctgtgagtcctggatcccgtttggtgactcaagcgccctgctggagctggtaccacctggctgctcctgttttaatatccctagatcgcggggcagaggtggtgagctggttgttgttttaaaatccagctttccttgtaaacagcttacacccgccatgtcattttcttcctttgaactgtgtctatttgaactgtgcatctgccCCCGCCTGCTCtccgtgctgatttatcgccctccaaagactgactctaacttcctaaaTGATTTatatgatcttgtggcagactgtatCCTAAAACATGACTATGTCctgtttttggtgattttaacatctgctgtcctgacaatgtgcttgctaaaggttttttgaattttctagattcattcaatttaactcaatggttatcgtccccaactcatgccaggggtcacaccctggacctggttgctTATCTGGATGCAGTGAGGGTTGCTAGaactgcctattttgcagacatcatcaaAACAAACTCTaagaatcctaagattctctacaaaacactgaactctgttctggtgtatcaggagcccagCTTCCTGTCCACTACagttgctggaaactctgaagattttcaca contains:
- the LOC129157103 gene encoding E3 SUMO-protein ligase ZBED1-like, which translates into the protein MASDTSSNVSHALGLKTPKTLKAAVWQHFGFRTDKEKGQLDKSKVICKSCQMEVKYCGNTTNLNNHILRHHQDLACKPSTGLQQMKIKESLQLPANSTRSHKITEAIAGFICKDMRPYSVVENEGFKRLMKVAEPQYVMVSRKRLSEEVIPNMYQSVKENVKSKLQSAERVGITTDTWTSVATESYMSLTTHYIDEEWNLNSYVSQTTEVETDHRSASLAEMLTAAIEEWGLMSKDPAMVTDNAANMIRAVEMIGLTYIGCFAHIINLASQTGLKLRHIVTFFHRSTTASRILKEKQKLLQLKQHKLTIDVVTRWNSALEMLERFLEQQPAISAALLSPEVRRNEKDLCSLKEEDITDAEDVVRALKPMKKATEVMSEEKSPTLSMIAPLRALLLKEMTSLPEDSKVVKDMKNEIKKNLSTRYVNQTAMLHAASAVDPRFKALPFLGEEEQEHTFSRLQAEAVGGMEEEASNQDEVDEMEEEEENNPPAPNPKQSSALESLLGEAYIPREERGHAKKTLAEVAEDEIKRYRARRPAGLQDNPLVWWRENEKEYPLLARMAKRYLCVPGTSVASERVFSTAGDIITAKRSCLTPGHVNQLLFLQKNLTIPK